Proteins co-encoded in one Quercus robur chromosome 8, dhQueRobu3.1, whole genome shotgun sequence genomic window:
- the LOC126696515 gene encoding protein MAIN-LIKE 1-like, translating to MRNVNGLTFLCSMAAANAGQINHAQPGPIDTSVLTLQPNHRSEAIWNGQDPGSLKCRARSEEFSNREPMVDDRVIDIIKALGLEGLLRTPGREIDHGLITALVERWRPETHTFHMPHGEVTITLQDVEVLLGLLVDGDAITGSTQKIWETVCDEYLGFRPANEDHLECSGQRILIKRLLEQVAHPLPPNAEDDEVHRYARCYILALLGDTIFMDKSGDRVHLMWVQQLEDLRNPRRYSWGSACLAWLYRQLCRASDKKASQIGGCLLLVQYWAWARFPFLCPAVERGPPVGAYGPPVRGPLSLKWVWVPNKKNRPAQVFRDRYREQIALMLPNQVVWQPYEDEYENLPPSCVAGRAVWTAMVPLVCFHLVEKHTPDRVVRQFGMIQEIPRHVNTDSVLHDIDLRGKMGVDWVRRHAMHLTEWGHRLQHRCEAVLGDMPLHHEYFDWFTRITRRFIDIPGARFIVLIEGYVRMMRRHPVGTEAHNDIINVLEAVHEIGHVRPQEPEAPNEEAATPAAAPTQRPSTTESPSTSTAPAGRCSRSPVATPQVVPTLDPSPSTAHPSLSPTIPSPTPHPSVSATIPSPTSHPSPTPTIPLATPHESPGPTIPPPTPHESPSPTIPPPTPHACPGSDIRPPTPRSFPELSPIPSYDLGLDQTPPDLQPLPPSHSTSTGPSSAVDPPHVQPEQPIGLAAAAEGRPKRISKAPPCGTGGHKHGHNAGPDASDEGHARPPPYYTRKRKVQKR from the exons GATCCAGGGTCCCTTAAATGTCGTGCCCGTAGTGAAGAGTTCTCGAATCGAGAGCCAATGGTGGATGATCGAGTGATTGACATCATTAAGGCACTTGGTTTGGAGGGACTTCTCAGGACTCCGGGTAGAGAGATTGATCATGGCCTGATAACGGCCTTAGTGGAGCGATGGCGGCCCGAGACTCACACATTCCACATGCCGCATGGTGAGGTCACCATCACATTGCAGGATGTGGAGGTTCTGCTTGGACTTCTTGTTGATGGTGACGCTATAACAGGGAGCACACAAAAAATATGGGAGACTGTGTGCGATGAGTACCTTGGCTTTCGACCTGCCAATGAAGACCATCTGGAATGTAGTGGCCAGAGGATTCTCATCAAACGGCTTTTGGAGCAAGTTGCCCATCCACTGCCGCCTAATGCTGAAGACGATGAAGTGCATAGGTACGCACGATGCTACATCCTAGCACTATTGGGGGACACAATCTTCATGGACAAATCCGGTGATAGGGTGCATCTAATGTGGGTGCAGCAGTTGGAAGACCTTCGCAACCCACGAAGGTATAGTTGGGGAAGTGCTTGCCTTGCATGGCTGTACCGACAGTTATGCAGGGCAAGTGATAAGAAAGCCAGTCAGATTGGTGGGTGTTTATTGTTGGTCCAGTATTGGGCGTGGGCCAGATTCCCCTTTTTGTGCCCGGCAGTTGAGCGTGGCCCACCAGTGGGTGCTTATGGTCCTCCAGTGCGTGGTCCACTGTCCCTTAA GTGGGTGTGGgtcccaaacaagaaaaataggcCCGCCCAGGTCTTTAGGGACAGGTATCGGGAGCAAATAGCTTTAATGTTGCCAAACCAG GTGGTGTGGCAGCCGTATGAAGATGAATACGAGAACCTTCCGCCGTCGTGCGTTGCAGGGAGGGCAGTGTGGACGGCAATGGTGCCGCTTGTATGTTTCCATCTAGTAGAGAAACATACACCGGATCGTGTTGTGAGGCAATTTGGGATGATCCAAGAAATTCCCCGCCATGTTAACACGGACTCGGTGCTTCATGACATTGATTTGAGGGGGAAGATGGGTGTTGATTGGGTGCGGAGACATGCTATGCATCTCACGGAGTGGGGTCATCGCCTTCAACATCGTTGTGAAGCAGTGCTTGGTGATATGCCTCTACACCACGAGTACTTCGATTGGTTCACAAGGATAACTCGAAGGTTTATCGATATCCCCGGTGCTAGATTCATTGTATTG ATTGAAGGATATGTCCGTATGATGCGCCGTCACCCAGTGGGCACGGAGGCCCACAATGACATTATTAATGTGCTGGAGGCAGTGCATGAGATTGGCCATGTACGACCTCAGGAACCTGAGGCCCCGAACGAGGAGGCAGCTACTCCTGCGGCAGCGCCTACTCAGAGGCCAAGCACTACTGAGAGCCCAAGCACGAGCACAGCTCCTGCCGGACGTTGCTCTCGTTCGCCTGTTGCTACCCCTCAGGTTGTCCCTACCCTCGATCCCTCTCCATCCACCGCACATCCATCCCTTagccccaccatcccttcacccaCCCCACATCCATCCGTTAGCgccaccatcccttcacccaCCTCACATCCATCCCCTACCCCCACCATCCCTTTAGCCACTCCACATGAGTCCCCTGGTCCCACCATCCCTCCACCCACCCCACATGAGTCCCCTAGTCCCACCATCCCTCCACCCACCCCACATGCCTGTCCTGGGTCTGACATTCGTCCACCCACCCCACGGTCATTTCCTGAGCTATCACCTATTCCATCATATGACCTGGGTCTTGATCAAACTCCTCCTGACTTGCAACCCCTCCCACCTTCCCACAGTACGTCCACTGGCCCTTCTTCAGCCGTTGACCCACCACATGTGCAGCCTGAGCAGCCTATTGGGTTAGCTGCAGCGGCAGAAGGTCGACCAAAACGCATATCTAAGGCACCTCCTTGTGGGACAGGGGGGCACAAACATGGACACAACGCTGGGCCCGACGCATCTGACGAAGGACATGCAAGACCTCCTCCTTATTATACGAGAAAGCGTAAGGTTCAAAAAAG GTGA